A genomic segment from Tachysurus fulvidraco isolate hzauxx_2018 chromosome 21, HZAU_PFXX_2.0, whole genome shotgun sequence encodes:
- the LOC113647483 gene encoding cilia- and flagella-associated protein 20 codes for MFKNTFQSGFLSILYSIGSKPLQIWDKKVRNGHIKRITDNDIQSLVLEVEGTNVSTTYITCPADPKKTLGIKLPFLVMIIKNLKKYFTFEVQVLDDKNVRRRFRASNYQSTTRVKPFICTMPMRLDGGWNQIQFNLSDFTRRAYGTNYIETLRVQIHANCRIRRVYFSDRLYSEDELPAEFKLYLPVQNKTKQ; via the exons ATGTTTAAAAACACGTTTCAAAGCGGCTTCTTGTCCATTTTGTACAGCATCGGAAGCAAACCTCTACAAATATGGGATAAAAAG GTGAGAAATGGCCATATAAAGCGCATTACAGACAACGACATCCAGTCACTAGTGCTTGAGGTAGAAGGAACCAATGTCAG CACGACCTACATCACATGCCCAGCAGATCCAAAGAAAACCCTGGGCATCAAACTTCCCTTCCTGGTCATGATAATAAAGAATCTgaagaaatattttacatttgaagTTCAG GTGTTGGACGATAAAAACGTGCGGCGGCGATTCCGAGCCAGTAACTACCAGAGCACCACACGGGTGAAACCCTTCATCTGTACCATGCCCATGCGGCTGGATGGCGGTTGGAACCAGATTCAGTTTAACCTGTCCGACTTCACACGGAGAGCTTACGGCACCAACTACATCGAGACACTGCGAGTACAG ATCCACGCGAACTGTCGCATAAGAAGAGTGTACTTTTCTGACAGACTGTACTCGGAGGACGAGCTGCCAGCCGAGTTTAAACTCTATTTGccagtacaaaacaaaacaaag cAATAA